One genomic window of Leptotrichia shahii includes the following:
- a CDS encoding S1C family serine protease, which translates to MTKMNFIKKENKKFTLLSILFLVLSCSNKTGNNSESIGNTANTEQQKTISPEELKKYTKNAAQMQDAFVGVHNSVKDSIVNIRTKKTVTVNTYNPLEELLYGRSGGQEKRESGSLGSGFVVSKDGYVVTNNHVIDGADEIYVKFSNGREYRTKLVGTSPEVDIAVLKIDSNETFKPLEFANSDQVQIGQWSIAFGNPLGLNDSMTVGIVSAAGRSSLGIEEIENFIQTDAAINQGNSGGPLIDITGKVIGVNTAIYSQSGGSVGIGFAIPANLVMTVKDSIIATGKFEKPYIGIYLGNLDADKVKALNLKSSNGVFVAGSVPNGPAAAAGIAQNDVITAVDGKEVNSAGAFVGEIAAKKVGQSVKLTIFRNGKPTEVSVTLVKTPNAIEQQRIMQQRLQQQQQQFDR; encoded by the coding sequence ATGACAAAAATGAATTTTATAAAAAAGGAAAATAAAAAATTTACTTTGCTTTCAATCTTATTTTTAGTTTTAAGCTGCTCTAATAAAACTGGAAATAATTCAGAAAGCATAGGTAACACAGCAAATACTGAACAGCAGAAAACAATTTCACCAGAAGAGCTGAAAAAATATACTAAGAATGCGGCACAAATGCAAGATGCCTTTGTAGGCGTGCATAATAGCGTTAAAGATTCAATCGTAAATATTAGAACGAAAAAAACTGTTACAGTAAATACTTACAATCCTTTGGAAGAATTGCTATATGGACGTTCTGGAGGTCAAGAAAAACGTGAATCTGGTTCGCTTGGTTCAGGATTTGTAGTTTCAAAAGATGGGTATGTTGTTACAAATAATCACGTTATTGACGGTGCAGATGAAATTTATGTGAAATTTTCAAATGGACGTGAATACCGTACAAAACTTGTAGGAACTTCGCCTGAAGTTGATATTGCCGTATTAAAAATAGATTCAAACGAAACATTTAAACCGCTGGAATTTGCAAATTCAGATCAAGTTCAAATTGGACAATGGTCAATTGCCTTTGGAAATCCGTTAGGATTAAATGACTCAATGACTGTTGGAATCGTAAGTGCTGCTGGACGTAGTTCACTAGGAATTGAAGAAATTGAAAACTTTATTCAGACTGATGCCGCAATTAACCAAGGAAATAGTGGAGGTCCATTAATTGACATAACAGGAAAGGTTATAGGAGTAAATACTGCGATTTATTCACAAAGTGGAGGAAGTGTAGGAATCGGATTTGCAATTCCTGCAAACTTAGTAATGACTGTAAAAGATTCAATTATTGCAACTGGTAAATTTGAAAAGCCATACATTGGTATATATTTAGGTAATTTAGATGCAGACAAAGTAAAAGCTCTTAACTTAAAATCTTCAAATGGAGTATTTGTAGCTGGTTCTGTTCCAAATGGTCCAGCCGCAGCAGCAGGAATTGCTCAAAATGACGTTATTACGGCAGTTGATGGAAAAGAAGTAAATTCTGCAGGTGCCTTCGTTGGAGAAATAGCCGCTAAAAAAGTTGGTCAATCTGTAAAATTAACTATATTTAGAAATGGAAAACCAACAGAAGTATCAGTAACTCTTGTGAAAACTCCAAATGCCATCGAGCAGCAACGTATTATGCAACAAAGACTGCAACAGCAACAACAACAATTTGATAGATAA
- a CDS encoding sirohydrochlorin cobaltochelatase encodes MKKAILVTSFGTSHRDTREKCLDLIQREVEEKYGSENVERAYTSRIIRRIIEKNEGIHIFDQEEGLKALKDRGFEKIITMSLHIIDGIEYSKLNDKYGKISKPLLIDDNDFKKIVENEKFNDLEGNDAIVFMGHGSESTADCTYQKLQNEYLKAGKNNIFIATVEGKVTIKDIIEKMKEKDFKRILLKPLMIVAGDHAKNDMSSDDEDSWKTILKNEGYEVTAVLKGMGEYKFIREMFMDKLKDIYYLA; translated from the coding sequence ATGAAAAAAGCTATTTTAGTAACAAGTTTTGGAACATCACATAGGGATACACGGGAAAAATGCCTTGATTTGATTCAAAGGGAAGTGGAGGAAAAATATGGGAGTGAAAACGTGGAAAGAGCTTATACCTCAAGAATTATAAGACGAATAATAGAAAAAAATGAAGGGATTCACATATTTGATCAGGAGGAAGGGCTGAAAGCTTTGAAAGATAGAGGATTTGAAAAAATAATAACAATGTCGCTGCATATTATAGATGGAATTGAATATTCAAAACTTAATGACAAATATGGAAAAATATCAAAGCCGCTTTTGATAGATGACAATGATTTTAAGAAAATTGTAGAAAATGAAAAGTTTAATGATCTTGAGGGAAATGATGCCATAGTGTTTATGGGGCATGGAAGTGAAAGTACCGCAGATTGTACTTATCAGAAATTACAGAATGAATATTTAAAAGCTGGAAAAAATAATATTTTCATAGCTACTGTTGAAGGAAAAGTGACTATTAAGGATATTATTGAAAAAATGAAGGAAAAAGACTTTAAAAGGATATTATTAAAACCTCTTATGATAGTGGCTGGAGATCATGCTAAAAATGATATGTCTTCTGATGATGAAGATTCGTGGAAAACAATATTAAAAAATGAAGGCTATGAAGTAACAGCTGTTTTAAAAGGAATGGGAGAATATAAGTTTATTCGTGAAATGTTTATGGATAAACTGAAAGATATTTATTATCTAGCTTGA
- a CDS encoding energy-coupling factor ABC transporter substrate-binding protein: protein MAENKNKSVFKKNIILIVLILLIGVVPLLLVKSEFGGSDDKGEEVIKTIKPNYEPWAKNLIELPGDETESLLFALQAAIGAGVVGYVLGYFKGERKNAHR, encoded by the coding sequence ATGGCAGAGAATAAAAATAAAAGTGTTTTTAAAAAGAATATTATTTTAATAGTTTTAATACTTTTGATAGGTGTCGTTCCATTGCTTCTTGTAAAATCAGAATTTGGTGGTTCAGATGATAAAGGAGAAGAAGTAATTAAAACGATAAAACCTAATTATGAGCCTTGGGCTAAAAATTTAATAGAATTGCCTGGAGATGAAACAGAAAGTTTACTTTTTGCGTTGCAGGCGGCAATAGGTGCAGGAGTTGTAGGGTATGTTTTAGGATATTTCAAGGGTGAAAGAAAAAATGCTCATAGATAA
- a CDS encoding phosphotransferase, with amino-acid sequence MQESKNLNTDNKKNFFYKTYEYKKGKAIKIFFGLTREKGKNSLKVAEYLKKDFPELNFMKITRYKVIKYTPFHIKIETVLENINKTFNGNFISYYDYLMEKNDFEITYKTIDLWYKFEKKFFEKGYYHMDFSLGNFFVDKNNGRIAFIDFDDIVRKPPFFRKWLYLTKSIRSFEGSMKFFLSVKKFSREENKRIIDKLEEIKKIYNVISREKDIRKTEKILNR; translated from the coding sequence AAAAGGGGAAAGCTATAAAAATTTTTTTTGGCTTAACGAGAGAAAAAGGGAAAAACTCCTTAAAAGTTGCAGAATATTTGAAAAAAGATTTTCCAGAATTGAATTTTATGAAAATAACAAGGTATAAGGTTATAAAATATACTCCATTCCACATAAAGATAGAAACTGTCTTGGAAAATATAAATAAGACATTTAATGGAAATTTTATATCCTATTATGATTATCTTATGGAAAAGAATGATTTTGAAATTACATACAAAACAATTGATTTATGGTACAAATTTGAAAAGAAATTTTTTGAAAAAGGATATTATCACATGGACTTTAGCTTAGGAAATTTTTTTGTGGATAAAAATAATGGAAGAATTGCGTTTATTGACTTTGATGACATTGTTAGAAAACCTCCTTTTTTTAGAAAATGGCTTTATTTGACGAAATCTATTAGAAGTTTTGAAGGATCTATGAAATTTTTTCTGTCAGTAAAAAAATTTTCTAGAGAAGAAAATAAAAGGATTATTGATAAGTTAGAAGAAATTAAAAAAATATACAATGTTATTTCAAGAGAAAAAGATATAAGAAAAACTGAAAAAATTTTAAATAGATAG
- a CDS encoding energy-coupling factor ABC transporter permease: MKKRTLLFLVLTSMLLIGVNGYSMHIMEGFLPINWVIVWFVVCIPFWILGIKRLQVVSKGSIKDKMTLALAGAFIFVLSALKIPSVTGSSSHPTGVGLSAILYGPFATSILGTIVLIFQAGLLAHGGFTTLGANTASMAIAGPIVSYLIYKGLAKKNRAVAIFLAVAIGDLATYVVTSFQLALAYPSPEGGVLASFIKFGMVFAVTQIPLAIIEGLLTNVVMNILEKYEVKGVEA, translated from the coding sequence ATGAAAAAGAGAACATTATTGTTTTTAGTTTTAACTAGTATGCTATTAATAGGTGTAAACGGTTATTCAATGCACATTATGGAAGGATTTTTACCAATAAATTGGGTTATCGTGTGGTTTGTTGTGTGTATTCCATTTTGGATTTTGGGAATAAAAAGGCTTCAGGTTGTTTCTAAGGGAAGTATTAAAGATAAAATGACGCTTGCATTGGCGGGAGCATTCATTTTTGTGCTGTCGGCATTGAAGATTCCGTCAGTTACAGGAAGTTCATCGCATCCAACAGGAGTAGGGCTTTCGGCTATTTTGTATGGACCGTTTGCAACTTCAATTTTAGGGACAATTGTATTGATATTTCAGGCTGGATTGCTTGCTCATGGAGGATTTACTACTCTTGGGGCGAATACGGCTTCAATGGCGATTGCTGGACCGATTGTCTCATACTTGATTTATAAGGGACTTGCTAAGAAGAACAGGGCAGTTGCAATATTTTTGGCAGTGGCAATAGGTGATCTTGCAACTTATGTTGTTACATCTTTTCAACTGGCACTTGCGTATCCGTCGCCTGAAGGTGGAGTACTCGCTTCATTTATCAAATTTGGAATGGTGTTTGCAGTAACTCAAATTCCACTTGCTATAATTGAAGGACTGCTTACAAATGTTGTAATGAATATACTTGAAAAATATGAAGTAAAAGGGGTGGAAGCGTAA
- a CDS encoding CbiQ family ECF transporter T component — MLIDKISYTNPIKNINPGIKFTLSMMTLVFLLYTRSKAVFIFDLILFNLLLLFIVKVKARDMLKLNFIPALFILSTVISLWLIKADIWTFLLRSFSSISVIYFLICSTPVVDLDYIFEKLKFPKIFREMFLLIYRYIFLLFDNKEKLKNAQEVRLGYGSFKNGMKSFPMLVVAIFKKTHYYNLNSIKAVESRMGKEFIFSHRKYKKIGFEIIFAIIIIAINLYLVVK; from the coding sequence ATGCTCATAGATAAGATATCTTACACAAATCCCATAAAAAATATTAATCCTGGAATAAAATTTACATTGTCAATGATGACATTAGTATTTTTGCTTTATACAAGAAGTAAGGCAGTATTTATCTTTGATTTAATACTGTTTAATTTGCTTCTTCTGTTTATTGTTAAAGTAAAAGCAAGAGATATGCTGAAGCTAAATTTTATTCCAGCTTTATTTATTTTATCAACCGTAATTTCATTGTGGTTAATAAAAGCGGATATTTGGACATTTTTGTTACGTTCATTTTCGTCAATATCAGTAATTTATTTCCTTATTTGCTCGACACCAGTTGTAGATTTAGATTATATATTTGAAAAACTGAAATTTCCAAAAATATTTAGGGAGATGTTTTTATTAATTTACAGATATATATTCTTATTGTTTGATAATAAGGAAAAGCTCAAAAATGCACAGGAAGTACGGCTTGGATATGGCAGTTTTAAAAACGGGATGAAATCGTTTCCAATGTTGGTAGTCGCAATATTTAAAAAAACACATTACTACAACCTTAATTCTATAAAAGCTGTAGAATCAAGAATGGGAAAAGAATTCATCTTTTCTCATAGAAAATACAAAAAAATTGGATTTGAAATAATTTTTGCAATAATAATAATTGCAATAAACTTATATTTGGTGGTAAAATAA
- the ffh gene encoding signal recognition particle protein — protein MFNNLGDRFKDIFKKVSGQGKLTENNMKDALREVRLALLEADVNYTVAKNFVAKIREKALGEQVISGVNPTQQFIKIVNDELVEVLGGSNVSIAKAEKNPTIIMLSGLQGAGKTTFSGKLAKHLKSKGEKPFLIGADVYRPAAKKQLKVLGEQVKVPVFTIDESTDALEIVKQGIEASKAEHATYVIIDTAGRLHIDEQLMHELQDIKDSFNPNEILLVVDGMTGQDAVNVAKEFNEQLDITGVVLTKLDGDTRGGAALSVKEVAGKPIKFISEGEKLDDIAPFHPDRLASRILGMGDVVSLVEKAQEAIDEKEAKKMEEKFRKNQFDFEDFLKQFKMIRKMGSIAGIMKMIPGVDTSMIDMGMAEKEMKKVEAIIFSMTVQERRDPKLLKNGSRKMRIAKGSGVQVNDVNKLIKQFEQMKQMMKMFNSGGIPGLGGGFLKGRRK, from the coding sequence ATGTTTAATAATTTAGGAGATAGATTTAAGGATATATTTAAAAAAGTCAGCGGCCAGGGAAAGTTGACTGAAAATAACATGAAAGATGCTTTAAGGGAAGTGCGATTGGCATTGCTTGAGGCAGATGTAAATTATACTGTGGCTAAGAATTTTGTGGCAAAAATTAGGGAAAAAGCTCTTGGGGAACAGGTTATTAGCGGGGTTAATCCAACACAGCAATTCATTAAGATTGTAAATGATGAATTGGTAGAAGTGCTGGGAGGTTCAAATGTTTCAATTGCTAAAGCTGAGAAAAATCCTACAATTATAATGCTTTCTGGACTTCAAGGAGCTGGGAAAACTACATTTTCTGGAAAATTGGCTAAACATCTGAAATCAAAAGGGGAAAAGCCGTTTTTAATTGGAGCAGATGTTTATAGACCTGCTGCTAAAAAGCAATTAAAGGTATTGGGAGAGCAGGTGAAAGTTCCAGTATTTACGATTGATGAGAGTACAGATGCATTGGAAATCGTAAAACAGGGAATTGAGGCTTCAAAGGCGGAGCATGCAACTTATGTAATTATTGATACGGCAGGAAGATTACACATTGATGAGCAGCTTATGCATGAATTGCAGGATATAAAGGACAGTTTTAATCCAAATGAGATTTTGCTTGTCGTTGATGGAATGACTGGGCAGGATGCGGTTAATGTGGCAAAGGAATTTAATGAACAGCTTGATATTACTGGGGTTGTACTTACGAAACTGGATGGAGATACTCGTGGAGGAGCTGCCCTTTCAGTAAAGGAAGTTGCAGGGAAACCAATTAAATTCATAAGTGAAGGCGAAAAGCTGGACGACATCGCACCATTTCACCCAGACAGGCTTGCTTCACGTATTCTTGGAATGGGGGACGTTGTTTCCCTTGTAGAAAAAGCACAGGAAGCCATTGATGAAAAAGAAGCCAAGAAAATGGAGGAAAAATTTAGAAAGAATCAATTTGATTTTGAAGATTTTTTAAAGCAATTTAAAATGATAAGAAAAATGGGATCAATTGCGGGAATTATGAAAATGATACCTGGAGTTGACACAAGCATGATTGACATGGGAATGGCTGAAAAGGAAATGAAAAAGGTTGAAGCAATCATTTTTTCAATGACAGTTCAGGAAAGACGTGACCCAAAACTTCTAAAAAATGGAAGCCGTAAAATGAGAATTGCCAAAGGAAGCGGAGTTCAAGTGAATGATGTAAATAAATTAATAAAACAGTTTGAACAAATGAAACAAATGATGAAAATGTTTAACAGTGGCGGTATTCCAGGACTTGGCGGAGGATTTTTGAAGGGCAGAAGAAAATAA